In Candidatus Pantoea floridensis, the genomic window ACTGGCTGCAGGCCGACATCCTGATCAACACCGATTCCGAAGAGGAAGGTGAGATTTACATGGGCTGCGCCGGGGGGATCGACTTCATCACCACCCTGCCGCTGACGCGTGAAGCCATTCCAGCGGGTTATGAAACCCTGAAGCTGACGCTGAAAGGCCTAAAAGGCGGTCACTCCGGTGCCGACATTCATCATGGTCTGGGCAACGCCAATAAACTGCTGGCGCGTTTTCTGGCGCTACACGCGCGCGATCTCGATGTGCGCCTGATTGAATTCACCGGCGGTACGCTGCGCAACGCTATCCCGCGTGAAGCCTTCGCGACGCTGGCGATCGACAGCCATAAAGTGGATGCTCTGAAATCGGCTGCGGCCCATTTCCAGGCAACCTTGCTGAACGAGCTGGGAGCAAAAGAGAAGAATATCGCGGTCGTGACCGAGTCGCTGGCGCATCAGGGCCAGGCGCTGAGCAGCGATAGCCGCGATCGCTTCCTGAATCTGCTAAACGCCACGCCAAACGGTGTGATTCGTAACTCCGACGTCGCCAAAGGCGTGGTGGAAACCTCGCTGAACGTTGGCGTGGTAAGCATGGATCAGGACAATGCCGAAATTATCTGTCTGATTCGTTCGCTGATCGATACCGGTAAAGATTGGGTGGTTGAAGTGCTGACTTCGCTGGGAGAACTGGCTGGCGCGCAAACGGCACCCAAAGGCGGCTATCCAGGCTGGCAGCCCGATGCCGATTCACCGGTTATGGCGTTGACGCGTAAAACCTATGAAGCGCTGTTTGGCAAAACGCCAAACATCCAGGTGATTCATGCCGGTTTGGAGTGTGGCCTGTTCAAGAAACCGTATCCGAACATGGATATGGTTTCGATCGGTCCCACTATCACCGGCCCGCATTCACCGGATGAGCAGGTACACATTGAGAGCGTTGGTCTTTACTGGAAACTGCTGACAGCGCTGCTGAACGTGGTACCCGAAAAAGCGTAAGTTTACGTTTGACCTATCAACCAGGCTACGGCCTGGTTTTTTTATGCCTAAGCCACTCGTTTCAGTCTATCGCCTTCAGCAGCACAATACTCTACCCATTATCCATAACGCCTCGTAGTTAAACCACCGCTTTCCCTTGCGCCAGCGTTAGCCACCATTACATCCAGATGTCTGGATGGCTAATATGATTTCGTGCTAGCTTATGCCCTTTCGTTTGTTGCCCAGCGCGAGGGTTCAGGAAAAAATGCCCCCAACTCAAATAATTAAAGGCACGGCTGAATGACGGCGATCAACCGCCTGGAGATGCGTAATATCTCCATCGCTTTTGGCGGTTTTGCCGCGCTATCGCAGGTCGATTTTCTGACTGAAGGCGGTTCGGTACATGCCCTGACGGGCGCCAACGGCGCGGGGAAATCGACGCTCATGGCGGTGCTGGCTGGAGCGCACACCCATTACAGCGGGGAAATTTTGCTGGATGGCGTTCCCGTCGCCCTGCGCTCGCCGCGTGATGCCAAAAAGCTTGGCATTCATCTGGTTCAGCAGGAAGTCGACGTGGCGCTGGTGCCGCAACTCAGCGTCGCGGAGAACATTCTGCTCGACCGCTTAGCGGAGCCGGGCCATGGCTACAACTGGCATGAAACGCGCCATCAGGCGCGCGCGCTGCTGGCACAGCTGGAAGTCAACCTGGATGTGAACCGTTTGGTTGAGCGCTGTTCGCTGGCGGAGAAGCAGCAAATCTTGCTGGCACGTGCGCTATCTCACCACTGCCGCTTCCTGATTCTTGATGAACCCACCGCCCCGCTCGATCAGCATGAAAGCGAGCGCCTGTTTGCCGTCGTGCGCCGCTTACAGTCGAGCGGCATTGGCGTGGTATTCATCTCGCACCGCATTCATGAACTTAAAGCGATTTGCGATCGGCTGACGGTGCTGCGCGATGGACGCCTGATCGAAAGTAGTCCGATGGCGGCGCTAAGCGGCGAGCAAATCGTTGAGAAGATGCTGGGACATCAGCTCGACGATGTCTTTCCACCGCGCCGCATACATCAGGCGCAGCCGCTGCTCCTGTCGGTTGAAGGCTTACATGACGATCGTCTGCTGCAAGATATTTCGTTGCGTCTGCATAAAGGCGAAATCCTTGGCATTGCAGGTTTAGCCGGTGCCGGGAAGACCGAACTGTGCAAAGCGTTGTTTGGTGCCAGCAAAAGCCGGGTTGAGAAAGGCGAGTTACATGGCAAGCCGTGGCGACCGCGTTCGCCGCATGATTCGGTGGAAAACCGCATGGCGCTGGTGCCGGAAGAGCGTCGTAAAGAGGGTATTTTCATTGATGAGCCGGTGAGCATGAATTTGAGTATCAGCGCCGATAACAGCTTTTCACGCTGGAGCCTGTTTGGTCATCGTCAGGCATGGCGCTGGGCTGAAGAGGTGATTCAGCGCCTGAATGTACGCACCACCGGGCCGGCGCAGATCCTGCGACGTCTGTCGGGTGGCAATCAACAAAAGGTGGCGATTGGCAAATGGCTGCGTAATAACGCCGATGTTCTGATTTTTGACGAGCCCACCAAAGGCGTGGATATCAAAGCTAAAACCGAACTGTTCAGCCTGATTGACGGCTTAGCGCGCGAAGGTAAAGGCATCATTTATGCCTCGGGTGAGTTTGCTGAACTGGTCGGCCTATGCGACCGCATTTGTGTGCTCTGGGATGGGCGCATCGTGGCAGAAATGGACGCCGATGTAGCGACAGAAGAGATGCTTCTGCTTTATTCCACCGGAGGAACACCTGCGTGAGCAGCAAAGAATTATCCCTAAACCCGCGGCCTTCTCTGCGCCATCAACTCTTCGAGTTCCTTTATAAATGGGGCATGTTGCTGACGGTTGTCATCCTGATTGCGGCATTTGGACTCGCCTCAGATAGCTTTCTGGAACCGACCAACATCATCAACATCCTGCGATCGATTGCCATCGTTACGGTGATCGCGATTGGCGTATCCCTTTCGCTGACGGTTGGCGGCTTTGACCTGTCGGTGGGCTCTACGGCGTCACTAGCCAATGCACTGGTGATATCGCTATTCGTGTGGCACGGCTTTGGCACTACCGAAGCTATCATCATTACGCTGCTGCTGTGCACGCTGGTCGGGCTGTTCAACAGCTTCCTGATCGTGATTCTGCGGATTCCCGACATGCTCGCCACCCTGGCCACGCTGTTTGTGATTCAGGGCGTCGCAATGACCTACAGCTTTGGCGGCTCGATCACTGAAAACATGGTGCTGCCCAGCGGCGATATGGCCGAGGGCACCATTCCTGCCGCCTTTGGTCTGCTCGGCCAGGTGCCAACTATCGTGATTATCATGCTGGTGGTAACGATTGTGGCGCAGCTGGCGCTGTCGCTAACGAAGCATGGTCGTCGCATGTATGCGCTGGGTGGCAACCCGGAAGCGGCGCGCCTGTCGGGCATTCGCACTACACGCTATCGCGTGCTGGCCTATGTGCTGGCATCGCTGCTGGCGGGATTGGGCGGCATTTTACTGGCTTCGCGTATTGGCTCC contains:
- the pepD gene encoding beta-Ala-His dipeptidase, producing MSELSQLSPQPLWDIFAKICSIPHPSYHEEALAEYVVGWAKEQGFWVERDQVGNILIRKPATAGMEKRTPVALQAHLDMVPQKNNDTAHDFTKDPIQPYVDGDWVKARGTTLGADNGIGMASALAVLADSSLTHGPLEVLLTMTEESGMDGAFGLQPNWLQADILINTDSEEEGEIYMGCAGGIDFITTLPLTREAIPAGYETLKLTLKGLKGGHSGADIHHGLGNANKLLARFLALHARDLDVRLIEFTGGTLRNAIPREAFATLAIDSHKVDALKSAAAHFQATLLNELGAKEKNIAVVTESLAHQGQALSSDSRDRFLNLLNATPNGVIRNSDVAKGVVETSLNVGVVSMDQDNAEIICLIRSLIDTGKDWVVEVLTSLGELAGAQTAPKGGYPGWQPDADSPVMALTRKTYEALFGKTPNIQVIHAGLECGLFKKPYPNMDMVSIGPTITGPHSPDEQVHIESVGLYWKLLTALLNVVPEKA
- a CDS encoding sugar ABC transporter ATP-binding protein, translated to MTAINRLEMRNISIAFGGFAALSQVDFLTEGGSVHALTGANGAGKSTLMAVLAGAHTHYSGEILLDGVPVALRSPRDAKKLGIHLVQQEVDVALVPQLSVAENILLDRLAEPGHGYNWHETRHQARALLAQLEVNLDVNRLVERCSLAEKQQILLARALSHHCRFLILDEPTAPLDQHESERLFAVVRRLQSSGIGVVFISHRIHELKAICDRLTVLRDGRLIESSPMAALSGEQIVEKMLGHQLDDVFPPRRIHQAQPLLLSVEGLHDDRLLQDISLRLHKGEILGIAGLAGAGKTELCKALFGASKSRVEKGELHGKPWRPRSPHDSVENRMALVPEERRKEGIFIDEPVSMNLSISADNSFSRWSLFGHRQAWRWAEEVIQRLNVRTTGPAQILRRLSGGNQQKVAIGKWLRNNADVLIFDEPTKGVDIKAKTELFSLIDGLAREGKGIIYASGEFAELVGLCDRICVLWDGRIVAEMDADVATEEMLLLYSTGGTPA
- a CDS encoding ABC transporter permease, with product MSSKELSLNPRPSLRHQLFEFLYKWGMLLTVVILIAAFGLASDSFLEPTNIINILRSIAIVTVIAIGVSLSLTVGGFDLSVGSTASLANALVISLFVWHGFGTTEAIIITLLLCTLVGLFNSFLIVILRIPDMLATLATLFVIQGVAMTYSFGGSITENMVLPSGDMAEGTIPAAFGLLGQVPTIVIIMLVVTIVAQLALSLTKHGRRMYALGGNPEAARLSGIRTTRYRVLAYVLASLLAGLGGILLASRIGSSQVNAGGGYLMDAVAAAWIGFSLAGSGKPNALGTLVGAVILGVLQNGLVMLSVPYYAMDIIKGLVLALALAITYIQRR